The Chryseolinea soli genome contains a region encoding:
- a CDS encoding winged helix-turn-helix transcriptional regulator has translation MADFKYQGRIYYTPIELTMTFIGGTWKMPIILSLRKGALRYGELKKAIPHITDKMLFSQLRALEETGMIDRKIYKEKPPRVVYKLTPLGKRSLKVIDSLHRFGKHLIKQKSITVPK, from the coding sequence ATGGCAGACTTCAAATATCAAGGGCGTATCTATTATACTCCAATAGAGTTAACCATGACGTTTATCGGAGGCACTTGGAAAATGCCCATCATATTGTCGCTGCGCAAAGGTGCGCTCCGATACGGTGAGTTAAAAAAAGCGATTCCGCATATCACGGATAAAATGTTATTCTCCCAATTGAGGGCGTTGGAAGAAACGGGAATGATTGACCGGAAAATTTATAAAGAGAAGCCGCCACGTGTCGTCTACAAACTTACCCCACTGGGGAAGCGATCATTAAAAGTAATCGATTCATTGCATAGGTTTGGCAAGCACTTGATAAAACAGAAGTCTATAACGGTGCCAAAATAG
- a CDS encoding DUF6194 family protein, whose translation MMQLTELIDTITAGFEKTRVQEKDGDYFFFYGSEEKFPFATIVTSDNEYDHVSNLNRGGLFRLNIGIDKGTFAAMFGSIPAKAGIGGYLDSGIDFTEKNKLFPHPVYGSMYWVSIINPERETYAQLNALLSHSYQKAVGRQREV comes from the coding sequence ATGATGCAACTGACAGAATTAATAGACACGATCACCGCAGGCTTTGAAAAGACACGTGTTCAGGAAAAGGACGGGGATTACTTCTTTTTCTATGGGTCGGAAGAGAAATTTCCTTTTGCGACCATTGTTACCAGTGATAACGAATACGACCATGTCTCCAACCTGAATCGGGGAGGACTCTTTCGTCTGAACATCGGTATTGACAAAGGCACATTTGCCGCGATGTTTGGATCGATACCGGCTAAGGCCGGTATCGGTGGGTATCTCGATTCTGGGATCGACTTTACAGAAAAGAACAAATTGTTTCCTCATCCGGTATATGGAAGTATGTATTGGGTCAGCATCATCAATCCGGAAAGGGAGACGTATGCGCAATTGAACGCCCTGCTTTCCCATTCCTATCAAAAGGCTGTGGGCCGCCAGCGGGAAGTCTAG
- a CDS encoding endonuclease III domain-containing protein: MAAVDWQKEIQPLLKKYKGKKHPLEYHNTYELLVMVVLSAQDSDAHINKIAPDFFKAFPDMKALSKADDTSLYPLIGKVRNFGNKTKWLLAIAAQLKEDKNIPRTLDELTALPGIGRKSANVIMRESGLKAEGIIVDLHVVRVAPRLGIATGTDPKKIEKQMMEVLDPKTWGEVGMAISFLGRETCRPTNPKHADCVMKTACAYYKGLK; the protein is encoded by the coding sequence ATGGCAGCCGTCGATTGGCAAAAAGAAATCCAACCCCTGTTAAAAAAATACAAAGGAAAGAAACACCCCCTGGAGTATCACAACACGTATGAGCTACTCGTGATGGTGGTGCTTTCCGCGCAAGACTCCGACGCGCACATAAACAAAATTGCGCCCGATTTTTTCAAAGCCTTTCCCGACATGAAAGCGCTGTCCAAAGCCGACGACACCTCGCTGTATCCCCTCATCGGCAAAGTGCGCAACTTTGGAAACAAGACAAAATGGTTGCTGGCCATTGCGGCCCAGCTCAAAGAAGATAAAAACATTCCCAGAACATTGGACGAGCTGACCGCCCTCCCGGGCATTGGCAGGAAGTCGGCCAACGTGATCATGCGCGAGTCGGGTTTGAAAGCAGAAGGGATCATTGTCGACCTTCACGTGGTGAGAGTAGCTCCGCGCCTGGGCATTGCTACGGGCACCGATCCGAAAAAAATAGAAAAACAAATGATGGAGGTGTTGGATCCCAAAACCTGGGGCGAAGTAGGCATGGCCATCTCCTTCCTGGGAAGAGAAACCTGCCGCCCCACCAATCCCAAACATGCAGATTGTGTAATGAAAACCGCATGTGCTTATTATAAGGGATTGAAATAG
- a CDS encoding translocation/assembly module TamB domain-containing protein: protein MLAFLLIAIVLLHLPPIQRLVTPFISDYLSSKLHTRVEIERLEFSLLGDIGVEDLTVWGADNDKILIAKKIQITSNSIDLLLGHYIFETIRLSGVRGQFVEREDGWNIQAILDAFQPTNKSDSPKHLELQFNSITLENISVFYSSIVNGTTVTTDLGTFTIRHLVFTNDPNAITADHALLQHTAVSVLSTAQQAIASPHDTTGQVFSLAPGLGLNINLAITAIEMKDNDFSFHKGQLVHTPKFDPAHIELTHITGDLANILVREDTLAAVITSVASQFPGFSLTQASSTVRLNHNTLALSGLHVGSNDNDLQAEFKGWSDSSLRDDHLECKARARVDPNALRYFMSDSLLNHFAHWGAVELMLEGNYVNGKGDVKMIGLKTKDSQLQAKGMAHNVRDYKKLRWNDVTINASIGPDLEKTLVPFLPSMKLPPRIDVNVASSGNAEKMFVDGKLYSSWGNVNTEGFASLRTNDVKVDMNLTGRRVIGGNFIDMPWLGATSLSMHAGGVVGRDPDIDVKGLVDYVEIEEEPIHKIAFQSKLKRSGAVTFLTVADTSYRAKITSEILYAGPLTTVNHIQLDSFRLGRLLHGDSTLSVSGDFNAKLKIDQSILEGELKGNRILFKNHTLDYSLDTLATQVMISPTASRVEYFSDDGKGSLAANYDIRKSSDILQVWSKTILNSDTSNYRPTKDRMVRFDLQLQKASLLSLLGIAIDDFSSLTVAGEYDEQKQATTLQASSGKFKGYGASIDTLSTTLHFLRDNQTLHLNARNLYYENAAIGDVDFDMLAKQDTAITQLRLSNDSSVTLAFRSRVSRSGHGIVLYPDNLWAFGNDYSMDHRNPVYIENGNVVFQNFMISRNTMQIRGDGNLQAFNLALTNLDLKTLNTILAGDSTIINQGRLNATISYIQGQQINLKANVDSLRLFNSKPLTIEATAVSDKTHVPFEFLLTNEANKIDIRGQYQFGSDKVNASMLVDIHNLEIFGFLLSGIIDQMRGAVKGEATIGGSIQKPDIDGHLRFPDAVFTTSNPRLTFLVQDDVIALDDSVIVFKDFKVYDQQHHPLTVNGSIVSKDYRSLRYDLQLHTDDYALLNNRDSVDRPLRGLLVVASDMKLTGTEKDTYVKADVTIKDKTSLIFQSTTNEIKLLTSNGIVDFIDPALLTDGTSSGQSPAFYDSLIATLPDFNLNSTVKIEDNATLRVVIDPQSGDFIEASGGGNLEMDYDRTGNIRLSGSYAIKKGVYRVSFYELAKKNFSLVPGSTITWSGSPENGDLDIRAVHTIRSSSIGLIGNEIGESEQSIYKRPLPYEVGITIKGTIKKPLVSFSLDLPQEDKVNYPVLATKLDRLKQPEFQSELNKQVFGILVLGGFIPETSGADISQNVATTALSNSVNSLLSNQLNRFASRYIKGVDIDVGIQSYSDYTAPGGKTQTAMDFRVTKRMMNERLSFEIGGDFNINQDQSGANTGDKNFRGDIAIIYDLTGNGNKKLKLFNNETFDIIYQEVKNTGISLIFIREFNKKPKDEDK from the coding sequence TTGCTCGCATTCCTATTGATCGCCATCGTCCTTCTTCACCTTCCCCCTATACAACGTCTCGTCACTCCTTTCATCTCCGACTATTTATCTTCCAAGCTTCACACCCGTGTAGAGATTGAGCGCCTTGAATTTTCGCTGCTGGGCGATATTGGTGTAGAGGACCTCACGGTATGGGGAGCGGACAACGATAAGATCCTCATTGCCAAAAAAATTCAGATCACATCCAATAGCATTGACCTTCTTTTAGGTCATTACATTTTTGAAACGATACGCCTATCCGGTGTGCGCGGTCAATTCGTTGAGCGCGAAGACGGCTGGAATATTCAGGCCATACTGGATGCCTTTCAACCGACGAACAAAAGCGATAGTCCAAAACATCTTGAGCTTCAATTTAATAGTATTACCCTGGAGAACATTTCTGTTTTCTATTCATCTATCGTTAACGGCACAACGGTTACCACGGACCTCGGAACATTTACCATCAGGCATCTCGTATTCACTAATGATCCAAATGCGATCACGGCCGATCATGCTTTGCTTCAACACACGGCGGTGAGCGTGCTGTCCACTGCACAACAAGCTATCGCTAGCCCGCACGATACGACCGGGCAAGTCTTTTCGCTCGCTCCGGGCCTTGGACTAAATATAAATTTGGCCATCACAGCGATCGAGATGAAGGACAATGATTTCTCCTTTCACAAAGGTCAACTCGTGCATACCCCAAAATTTGATCCCGCGCATATTGAGTTAACGCACATCACGGGCGACCTCGCAAACATTCTCGTTCGTGAAGACACCCTCGCGGCGGTTATTACATCGGTCGCTTCCCAGTTCCCTGGGTTTTCGCTCACGCAGGCCAGCTCAACCGTGCGACTGAATCACAACACATTGGCGCTCTCCGGTCTTCATGTGGGCTCGAACGATAATGATCTCCAGGCAGAATTTAAAGGATGGTCTGATAGCTCGCTTCGTGATGATCATTTAGAATGCAAGGCACGGGCACGAGTGGATCCTAATGCGCTGCGCTATTTTATGAGCGATTCGCTCTTGAATCATTTTGCCCACTGGGGTGCCGTTGAGTTGATGCTTGAAGGAAATTATGTCAACGGAAAAGGCGACGTCAAAATGATCGGCTTGAAAACAAAAGACAGTCAGCTTCAGGCAAAAGGCATGGCACACAATGTCCGGGATTATAAAAAGCTGCGCTGGAACGATGTTACGATCAATGCCTCCATAGGTCCGGACCTAGAGAAAACACTAGTTCCTTTTCTTCCGTCCATGAAACTGCCGCCGCGCATCGATGTCAACGTGGCAAGCTCTGGGAACGCGGAGAAAATGTTTGTAGACGGAAAGCTCTACTCGTCATGGGGCAATGTAAACACAGAAGGTTTCGCATCGCTTCGGACGAACGATGTAAAAGTCGACATGAACCTCACGGGGCGAAGGGTGATCGGTGGAAATTTTATAGACATGCCGTGGCTTGGTGCCACCAGTTTATCGATGCATGCCGGCGGGGTGGTGGGCCGCGATCCGGATATCGATGTAAAGGGATTGGTCGACTATGTTGAAATTGAGGAAGAGCCTATTCACAAAATAGCCTTTCAGAGCAAACTCAAACGATCGGGAGCCGTCACCTTCCTCACCGTCGCCGACACAAGCTACCGCGCAAAAATTACTTCCGAAATTTTATATGCCGGTCCGTTGACTACCGTAAATCATATTCAACTGGATAGTTTTCGTCTCGGCAGGCTCTTGCACGGCGACAGCACGCTGTCGGTTTCAGGAGACTTCAACGCCAAGCTAAAAATCGATCAATCGATCCTGGAAGGAGAGCTGAAAGGCAACCGGATCTTATTTAAAAATCACACCCTGGACTATTCGTTAGACACGTTGGCCACCCAGGTGATGATTTCACCAACGGCTAGTCGCGTCGAATATTTTTCAGACGACGGCAAGGGCAGCCTGGCTGCAAACTACGATATCCGCAAATCGTCCGATATCCTGCAGGTCTGGTCAAAGACCATTTTAAATTCTGACACTTCAAACTATCGTCCCACGAAAGACAGGATGGTCCGCTTTGATCTTCAGCTACAAAAAGCCAGTCTCCTTTCACTCCTGGGCATCGCTATCGACGATTTTTCGTCGCTGACCGTGGCCGGGGAATATGATGAGCAAAAACAAGCCACCACACTCCAAGCCTCCTCGGGAAAATTTAAAGGCTATGGCGCATCGATCGACACGTTGTCTACCACGCTTCACTTTCTTCGCGACAACCAAACCCTCCATTTGAATGCCCGGAACTTGTATTATGAAAACGCAGCGATCGGTGATGTGGATTTTGACATGCTCGCAAAACAGGACACCGCCATCACCCAACTGCGTCTATCAAACGACTCTTCCGTGACACTGGCATTCCGTTCGCGGGTTTCGCGATCCGGCCACGGCATTGTTTTGTATCCCGACAACCTTTGGGCATTTGGCAACGACTACTCCATGGACCACAGAAATCCCGTTTACATTGAAAACGGAAATGTGGTGTTTCAGAATTTCATGATCAGTCGCAACACCATGCAGATCCGGGGCGACGGAAATCTCCAGGCTTTTAATCTCGCGCTTACTAATCTGGATCTTAAAACCCTAAACACCATACTCGCTGGAGATTCCACCATCATCAACCAAGGTCGTCTGAATGCCACTATTTCATACATCCAAGGCCAGCAAATAAACCTAAAGGCCAACGTGGACAGCCTTCGCCTTTTCAATTCCAAGCCCTTGACGATCGAGGCAACGGCCGTCAGCGACAAAACGCATGTTCCCTTCGAATTCCTGCTCACCAATGAAGCCAACAAGATCGACATCCGCGGGCAATACCAGTTCGGAAGCGATAAGGTGAATGCCTCCATGTTGGTAGACATTCATAACCTTGAAATATTTGGCTTCCTGTTGTCGGGCATCATCGACCAAATGCGGGGCGCTGTGAAAGGTGAAGCAACGATCGGTGGCTCGATTCAAAAACCGGACATCGACGGGCATCTTCGGTTCCCGGATGCGGTCTTCACCACGTCCAATCCGAGGCTCACGTTCCTGGTTCAGGACGACGTCATCGCGCTGGATGATTCGGTGATCGTATTTAAAGATTTTAAAGTCTATGACCAGCAACATCATCCCCTCACCGTCAACGGTTCGATCGTTTCAAAAGATTATCGATCGCTTCGATACGACCTGCAACTGCATACGGACGACTACGCCCTTCTTAACAACCGTGATTCTGTCGACCGCCCGTTAAGGGGGTTGTTGGTCGTTGCCAGCGACATGAAATTGACGGGTACTGAAAAAGATACGTATGTGAAAGCGGATGTTACGATCAAGGACAAAACATCTCTCATTTTTCAATCCACGACAAACGAAATCAAGCTGCTCACCAGCAACGGCATTGTCGACTTTATTGATCCCGCCCTGCTCACCGACGGCACCTCCAGCGGACAATCTCCAGCTTTTTATGATTCACTCATCGCCACGCTCCCCGACTTCAATTTAAATTCAACGGTCAAGATCGAGGATAACGCCACCCTCCGCGTGGTTATCGACCCGCAGTCGGGCGATTTCATTGAAGCTTCGGGAGGAGGAAATCTGGAAATGGACTATGACCGAACCGGCAACATTCGTCTCTCGGGAAGTTATGCTATAAAAAAAGGTGTTTATCGTGTGTCCTTTTATGAGCTGGCAAAAAAGAATTTTAGCCTGGTTCCGGGATCTACCATCACCTGGAGCGGAAGCCCGGAGAATGGGGACTTGGATATAAGGGCCGTGCACACGATCCGATCGTCTTCCATCGGTCTCATCGGAAATGAAATTGGCGAAAGCGAACAATCGATCTACAAAAGGCCTTTGCCTTACGAAGTTGGCATCACCATAAAAGGGACGATCAAAAAACCATTGGTATCCTTTTCCTTAGATCTGCCCCAAGAAGATAAAGTCAATTATCCGGTGTTGGCTACGAAGCTGGACCGTTTGAAGCAGCCCGAATTTCAATCGGAACTGAACAAACAAGTTTTTGGGATCCTGGTCTTGGGTGGATTCATACCCGAAACCAGCGGTGCCGACATCAGTCAAAATGTGGCCACCACCGCTTTATCCAACAGTGTAAACAGTTTGCTTTCCAACCAGCTCAACCGTTTTGCCAGTCGCTATATCAAGGGGGTCGACATTGATGTCGGCATACAATCGTATAGCGACTACACCGCACCGGGCGGTAAGACACAAACCGCGATGGATTTCCGGGTAACGAAGCGTATGATGAATGAGCGGTTGTCGTTTGAGATCGGTGGCGATTTTAATATCAACCAGGATCAATCCGGTGCCAACACCGGCGATAAAAATTTCAGAGGTGATATTGCGATCATCTACGACCTCACCGGAAACGGAAATAAGAAGTTAAAACTCTTTAACAACGAAACATTCGATATCATTTATCAGGAAGTGAAGAACACGGGGATATCCTTGATTTTCATTCGGGAATTCAATAAGAAGCCTAAGGACGAGGATAAATGA
- a CDS encoding BamA/TamA family outer membrane protein, with translation MKNISPHDPLYTGHSIKVVGPASERKKMLPRVADVPRPEPNTKFLWMRPALARYNMLSDSGRTRKFWKNKITAPVLLSQTKPGQVSAALQNRIFHNGYFNNTVTFDTLMIGQRKAAYQYTITLHTPYRFDSIAFPKPVNDLTQKIQASRTASLLKRGDIYSLETAKNERLRIDESLKENGYIFFNADFISIKADTVTGDHDIRAEVTVKPETPPESRIPYTIRNVYIHADHVRENAATDTLQVGNYFLISQNNDLTFKALQNGIFLKPGELYTSSNYLHSVRYLNELPIIRNANMKFVPRGRKGELDATVYLTQRKRLAYSAEFNTVFRSTNYFGPGIIFSYTDRNLNKGAEMLKINLRGRFEVQISQGNVNPAYELGLEFNYIVPRFYPGFLFGLGEKRLPKTNASAGYNLFNRLDLYRMNSVFINFGYLWSQKDRITHSLHPLEVIFTTVPESSKSEAFMDYLAENPGVQRSFDEQFMVGSGYEFTYNPSHGRNNLFLRAGIDMAGNLLNGIYSASKASKDSLGRYILLGVPFSQYIRTRVDLRYSFNFNQRSKLVTRFIVGVGVPVGNSTTMPYIKQFYVGGTNSLRSFVARSVGPGSEAPPTGYTDLTGDIRLEGNLEYRFDLSGKLKGALFMDAGNIWLFNDDEARPHGAFHLDTFLQDIAVSSGWGLRWDFDFIVARLDFAYTLRTPYLPAGERWATNIQFWDPTINIAIGYPF, from the coding sequence ATGAAAAATATTTCGCCACATGATCCGCTCTATACCGGGCATAGCATAAAAGTTGTCGGCCCCGCATCCGAGCGAAAAAAAATGCTGCCCCGCGTTGCCGATGTGCCGAGACCCGAACCCAACACGAAATTCCTGTGGATGCGACCGGCGTTGGCCCGGTACAATATGCTGTCGGATTCCGGGAGAACCCGGAAGTTTTGGAAGAATAAAATCACGGCACCCGTACTGCTCTCACAAACAAAACCCGGCCAGGTTTCCGCGGCCCTTCAAAACAGGATCTTCCACAATGGATACTTCAACAACACCGTTACATTCGATACCTTAATGATAGGTCAACGAAAAGCAGCGTATCAATATACCATCACGCTCCATACACCCTACCGGTTTGATTCCATTGCCTTTCCAAAACCGGTCAATGATCTCACACAAAAAATACAAGCCTCACGCACCGCTTCGTTGCTGAAGAGAGGAGACATCTACTCCTTAGAAACGGCAAAAAATGAAAGACTCCGGATTGATGAAAGCTTAAAGGAAAATGGCTACATCTTTTTTAACGCCGATTTTATTTCCATAAAAGCCGACACGGTAACAGGCGATCACGACATTCGTGCCGAGGTGACCGTGAAGCCTGAAACACCACCCGAATCCAGAATACCCTATACGATCCGGAACGTCTATATCCATGCCGACCATGTGCGCGAGAATGCCGCCACGGATACACTTCAAGTCGGAAACTATTTTTTGATCTCTCAAAACAACGACCTTACTTTTAAAGCGCTTCAAAACGGGATCTTCCTCAAGCCGGGCGAGCTTTATACCAGCTCCAACTACTTGCACTCCGTACGCTACCTGAATGAACTCCCCATCATCCGGAATGCCAATATGAAGTTCGTGCCGCGTGGCCGGAAAGGCGAACTCGATGCTACCGTCTATCTCACGCAACGAAAACGATTGGCTTACAGCGCGGAATTTAATACCGTCTTCCGCTCCACCAATTACTTTGGCCCCGGGATCATCTTCAGTTACACCGACCGCAACCTGAACAAGGGCGCCGAAATGTTGAAGATAAATCTGAGGGGCCGGTTCGAAGTGCAGATCTCACAGGGCAACGTTAATCCCGCCTATGAGCTAGGGCTGGAGTTCAACTATATCGTACCCCGATTTTATCCCGGATTTTTATTTGGCCTGGGCGAAAAACGTTTGCCCAAAACCAACGCCTCCGCCGGATACAATCTCTTTAACCGGCTGGATCTTTATCGCATGAATTCCGTTTTCATAAACTTTGGCTACTTGTGGAGCCAGAAGGATCGCATCACCCATTCCCTTCATCCGCTCGAAGTTATTTTTACTACCGTTCCGGAGTCTTCAAAATCGGAGGCGTTCATGGACTACCTGGCCGAAAATCCCGGCGTGCAAAGAAGCTTTGATGAACAATTTATGGTGGGGTCCGGATATGAATTCACCTACAACCCTTCCCACGGACGCAACAATCTCTTTTTAAGAGCCGGCATCGACATGGCCGGCAACCTGCTCAATGGCATCTACTCCGCATCAAAGGCCTCCAAGGATTCCTTGGGGAGATATATATTATTAGGCGTACCCTTTTCCCAATATATCCGCACGCGCGTCGACTTGCGCTATAGCTTTAATTTCAATCAACGCTCAAAACTTGTTACGCGCTTTATTGTGGGCGTGGGGGTGCCCGTAGGCAATTCAACCACCATGCCGTATATCAAACAATTTTATGTGGGGGGAACCAACAGCTTGCGCTCGTTTGTGGCGCGATCGGTGGGACCCGGAAGCGAAGCACCACCCACCGGATACACTGATTTGACAGGCGACATCCGGCTGGAAGGAAACTTAGAATACAGGTTTGATCTTTCCGGAAAACTCAAGGGCGCACTCTTCATGGATGCAGGCAACATTTGGTTATTCAACGACGACGAGGCACGGCCCCACGGTGCTTTTCACCTCGACACTTTTCTGCAAGACATTGCCGTTAGTTCAGGATGGGGATTGCGATGGGACTTCGATTTCATCGTGGCCCGTCTTGATTTTGCCTACACCTTGCGTACGCCTTACCTGCCGGCGGGAGAACGGTGGGCCACCAACATTCAATTCTGGGATCCAACGATCAACATTGCCATTGGCTATCCTTTCTGA
- a CDS encoding cytochrome P460 family protein produces the protein MKWYSVISLATVAFIGVTSFTYDEPIDNAIPYPEGYRRWTHIKSGIVGPEHPNVKYRGFNHVYANDKAFQGYESGIFPEGSVIVFDVIEAATNDHYTAETKRNHIDVMVKDAAKFATTGGWGYAQFEADGSARILTAETTTKCYQCHLKQSDHVFSEFRK, from the coding sequence ATGAAATGGTATTCTGTCATCAGCTTGGCTACGGTTGCCTTTATCGGTGTTACCAGTTTTACGTACGATGAGCCCATCGACAATGCGATACCTTATCCGGAAGGATATAGAAGGTGGACGCACATTAAATCAGGCATTGTTGGCCCGGAACATCCCAACGTAAAATATCGCGGTTTCAATCACGTGTATGCAAACGACAAAGCCTTTCAAGGGTATGAGTCCGGAATTTTTCCGGAAGGATCGGTAATTGTTTTTGATGTGATCGAAGCGGCTACAAACGACCACTACACTGCCGAAACAAAGCGAAATCATATTGATGTCATGGTGAAAGATGCTGCTAAATTTGCGACCACCGGGGGCTGGGGCTACGCTCAGTTTGAAGCAGACGGTTCGGCAAGAATACTAACGGCCGAGACGACAACAAAATGCTACCAGTGTCACCTGAAGCAAAGCGATCACGTGTTCAGCGAGTTTAGAAAGTGA
- a CDS encoding PQQ-dependent sugar dehydrogenase: MLNPKYFQTYYMKRFFFSNLRRIAYAGAGMTLLLLCSQCKQSDALAPLPKGDPDNGKLTLADGFEAVVVVDSVGRSRHLAVNENGDIYVKLRGVTPQGGAVALRDTTGDGKADIIKYFGTYQDRGSYGTAMRIYNGYIYYSTTGVVYRSKLIPGQLLPDTAAEAIVIDDAYRQNPRGTEHITKPITFDDKGHIYVPFGAPGDVCQVENRTPGSPGMLPCPQLDLHAGVWQFDANKPGQIQSDGKRYATGIRSLVAMAWNFEDGNLFAVQHGRDDFFRTWPDLYTAYQSALLPAEEFFRITEGTNGGWPYFYFDQMQNKKVLNPEYGGDGKKNVGADTVAMPLIGFPGHFSPNDLLFYKGDQFPARYKNGAFIAFHGSTIRAPYPQAGYFVAFVPFKEGKPSGPWEVFADGFAQQDTIVNTSDAKARPMGLSVGPDGSLYVTESVKGKIWRIMFKGNKEEFGAKQLAGMEQRKMRTNVKDPDQVKDNLFEGKESTGSVAYTRYCSSCHLPGGQGDGNRYPPLFGSPWVSGPNQRLIEVVLKGMSGPITIRGKSYDGVMPSHAFLSDEQVAEILSYVRTRMTHGGAPVSAEEVRTVRSQQ; encoded by the coding sequence ATGCTGAATCCAAAATACTTCCAGACCTATTATATGAAGCGATTCTTTTTTTCAAACCTCCGGCGTATAGCCTACGCAGGCGCCGGCATGACCCTGCTGCTGCTGTGCAGCCAATGTAAACAAAGCGATGCCCTGGCCCCGCTTCCGAAAGGCGATCCCGACAATGGAAAGCTCACGCTGGCCGACGGCTTCGAGGCCGTTGTCGTAGTAGACAGCGTGGGAAGGTCCAGGCACCTTGCCGTAAACGAAAATGGCGACATCTACGTGAAGCTCCGCGGCGTGACACCACAGGGCGGCGCAGTGGCCCTTCGCGATACCACCGGCGACGGCAAAGCCGATATCATAAAATATTTTGGCACGTACCAGGACCGGGGCTCATACGGCACCGCGATGCGCATATACAACGGCTACATCTATTATAGCACGACGGGTGTGGTGTACAGGAGCAAACTCATTCCAGGACAACTCTTACCCGATACGGCAGCCGAGGCCATCGTGATCGATGATGCATACCGCCAAAATCCCCGTGGAACAGAACACATCACCAAGCCTATCACCTTCGATGACAAAGGACATATCTACGTGCCCTTTGGTGCGCCCGGCGACGTGTGCCAGGTTGAAAACAGAACGCCCGGATCTCCCGGCATGCTTCCTTGTCCCCAACTCGATCTTCACGCGGGTGTATGGCAGTTTGATGCCAACAAGCCCGGCCAGATCCAGTCCGATGGAAAGCGCTACGCTACGGGTATACGCAGTCTGGTGGCGATGGCCTGGAATTTCGAAGACGGAAACCTGTTCGCCGTTCAACACGGACGCGATGATTTTTTTCGCACCTGGCCTGACCTTTACACCGCCTACCAAAGCGCCTTGCTGCCCGCCGAAGAGTTCTTCCGGATCACCGAAGGCACCAATGGTGGCTGGCCCTACTTCTATTTTGACCAGATGCAGAACAAAAAAGTTCTGAACCCGGAGTATGGCGGCGACGGCAAGAAGAACGTCGGCGCCGATACGGTCGCCATGCCCCTCATTGGTTTTCCCGGACACTTTTCGCCCAATGATCTCCTTTTCTATAAAGGCGACCAATTTCCCGCGCGCTATAAGAATGGCGCATTCATAGCGTTTCACGGATCGACTATACGCGCGCCCTACCCGCAAGCAGGATATTTTGTGGCCTTTGTACCCTTCAAGGAGGGAAAACCCTCTGGCCCCTGGGAAGTATTTGCAGACGGATTCGCGCAGCAGGACACCATCGTCAATACCTCCGACGCAAAGGCACGCCCCATGGGACTTTCGGTGGGACCGGATGGTTCGTTGTACGTCACAGAAAGTGTGAAGGGAAAGATCTGGAGGATCATGTTCAAGGGCAACAAGGAGGAGTTTGGAGCCAAACAGCTTGCCGGAATGGAGCAGCGAAAGATGCGCACCAACGTCAAGGATCCCGACCAGGTGAAGGACAACCTCTTCGAGGGCAAGGAATCTACAGGGTCTGTAGCCTACACGCGCTATTGTTCTTCTTGTCACCTCCCGGGAGGACAAGGCGATGGGAACCGGTATCCTCCGTTGTTCGGTTCACCTTGGGTGAGCGGTCCAAACCAGCGACTGATTGAAGTGGTGCTGAAAGGGATGTCGGGCCCGATAACGATAAGAGGCAAATCGTACGATGGTGTGATGCCATCGCATGCCTTCCTCAGCGATGAGCAAGTCGCGGAGATCCTCTCGTATGTCAGAACAAGAATGACACACGGGGGAGCACCGGTTTCCGCCGAAGAAGTGCGGACCGTGCGCTCGCAACAATGA